The proteins below are encoded in one region of Desulfobacterales bacterium:
- a CDS encoding HTH domain-containing protein produces MDQFDDYLKYQKEVAEATLKIIDRFQGRAKEKPKKRTSNIEIIRHVLSTADRPLHVSEIIDLAETQFQVTLERDSVVSAILKKIKAGKMFIKTGPNTFTVKQAPSKETGGLS; encoded by the coding sequence ATGGACCAATTTGACGATTATTTGAAGTATCAAAAAGAGGTTGCAGAAGCAACACTCAAAATCATTGACCGATTTCAGGGGCGGGCTAAAGAGAAGCCCAAAAAACGTACGTCAAATATTGAAATCATTCGGCACGTACTCAGCACCGCCGATCGCCCCTTACATGTCTCTGAAATCATCGATCTGGCTGAAACCCAGTTCCAGGTCACACTTGAAAGGGATTCGGTGGTCTCCGCTATCCTGAAAAAGATTAAAGCCGGTAAAATGTTTATTAAAACCGGGCCCAACACATTTACGGTAAAACAAGCGCCCTCCAAGGAAACAGGAGGGCTATCATGA
- a CDS encoding FkbM family methyltransferase, with protein MRAKLYICMAPPRSGLTALTGCLSLLGIEPPNHQPDAETINALLFQDLGLSPLTAAPLSKDWLTTDAARIAGVRIENLLEELSTSDKDYFIFDPLLCRVLPLWQNVWKQIEIDPVFLLMLRHPFETARSLSATENLNFTRAHLTWISYTRDAQRALEGEDHTLITFDQLLADPISTLNALKHKTHNLQSTTYNLLKFIQSSLKHHHAGDMSEQNRQTFEPYERFYQQIRTASYQNTEHSFYTDTNTLLPLVDSLLATAGQQENQTDVQARKPAPSTESPLQASIILAASGGAEETVEIVDLKEEQWQKIGLVVPEFPSIQYSQIILRPLNTNGIISIASIAIVNKATAQVLWSLEGQSLIDALHIKGHAIKLPDEANLTLLITGSEPRISFPKPHFIRDFPLDLIIWIKASRSQELIRKYLNLQTKALEYISNRILHDNFPKFVNDYIPGMPDYSELTEQFLSTISNKLLNARSKEREEALHQVEEIIQSITGKFDDFKLSLSKINSSLCLFYLLHVTDDHIPKNIVKSGSFYELEYLEILKNFYQKGEFVIDCGANIGNHAIYFAKILEANVLAFEPEPHNAVCLVVNIAINNIQDKVYPIRYGLGKNNGYVDLQMIIDKNFGSFSGDPELTTTNEELKDSFSISSPVKTIDQSLDDLKITNPVAIIKIDVEGMETDVLEGAVRVISQSLPAIGVECNGRSQLERVKNILFKFNYFYFEVTNWTPTFVFLSRDNPFHMNKLIEYLEKKTKAAAFKEKYFE; from the coding sequence ATGCGAGCCAAGTTATACATATGCATGGCCCCTCCGCGAAGCGGGCTTACGGCGCTTACCGGCTGTCTGAGTCTCTTGGGCATTGAACCACCTAATCATCAGCCGGATGCTGAAACAATAAATGCCCTGCTTTTTCAAGATTTGGGGCTTTCACCGCTTACGGCAGCCCCTTTATCCAAGGACTGGCTCACGACAGATGCAGCCCGAATCGCCGGGGTCCGTATTGAGAACCTTTTGGAAGAGCTATCAACGTCTGATAAAGATTATTTTATATTCGACCCTCTGCTCTGCAGGGTACTTCCGTTGTGGCAGAATGTTTGGAAGCAAATAGAAATTGATCCAGTATTCCTCCTTATGCTTCGTCATCCTTTTGAAACAGCGCGATCCCTTTCCGCTACTGAAAATCTAAACTTCACAAGGGCTCATCTCACTTGGATATCCTATACCCGCGATGCCCAGCGGGCCCTGGAAGGCGAAGACCACACCCTGATAACTTTTGACCAACTCTTGGCAGACCCAATATCAACCCTGAATGCCCTTAAACATAAAACCCACAACTTACAATCGACAACTTATAATCTACTCAAGTTTATTCAGTCTTCCCTGAAGCACCACCACGCAGGTGATATGAGCGAACAAAACAGGCAGACTTTCGAGCCATACGAACGCTTTTACCAGCAGATCCGTACAGCCAGTTACCAGAACACTGAACACAGCTTTTACACGGATACAAATACATTATTGCCGCTGGTGGACAGCCTTCTTGCAACGGCGGGACAACAGGAAAACCAAACAGACGTGCAGGCCCGAAAACCAGCCCCCTCTACTGAATCGCCCCTGCAGGCCAGCATCATTTTGGCTGCATCCGGTGGAGCTGAAGAGACGGTGGAAATTGTAGACTTGAAAGAAGAGCAGTGGCAAAAAATTGGTTTGGTGGTACCTGAATTTCCTTCTATCCAGTATTCTCAGATAATTTTAAGGCCCTTGAATACAAACGGGATCATATCCATTGCTTCTATAGCCATAGTCAATAAGGCCACAGCCCAAGTGCTTTGGAGTCTCGAGGGCCAATCTCTTATCGATGCTTTGCATATAAAGGGTCATGCTATAAAGCTTCCAGATGAGGCTAATCTAACATTGCTCATCACTGGAAGCGAGCCCCGGATTAGTTTCCCCAAGCCTCATTTTATTAGAGATTTTCCCCTGGATTTGATTATATGGATTAAGGCCAGCAGATCTCAGGAGCTAATAAGGAAATACTTAAATCTGCAAACCAAAGCCTTGGAATATATTTCTAACCGAATTTTACATGATAACTTTCCCAAGTTCGTCAATGATTATATCCCGGGAATGCCCGATTATTCTGAATTAACTGAGCAGTTTTTAAGCACTATTTCAAATAAACTGTTGAATGCGAGGTCTAAAGAACGCGAAGAAGCTTTGCATCAGGTTGAAGAGATTATCCAGAGTATCACAGGCAAATTTGATGATTTTAAATTGTCATTGAGTAAAATTAATAGCAGCCTGTGTTTGTTTTACTTGTTGCATGTGACAGACGATCATATTCCCAAAAATATTGTAAAATCCGGCTCATTCTATGAACTTGAATACCTCGAAATACTTAAAAATTTTTATCAAAAAGGTGAGTTCGTCATAGATTGCGGCGCTAACATCGGAAATCACGCAATATATTTTGCAAAAATTCTAGAGGCGAACGTATTGGCTTTTGAGCCCGAACCACATAATGCTGTGTGCCTTGTGGTCAATATAGCTATTAATAATATTCAGGATAAAGTTTACCCTATAAGGTACGGGCTTGGGAAAAATAACGGCTATGTAGATTTACAAATGATTATAGATAAAAATTTTGGATCATTCTCAGGAGATCCGGAACTAACGACTACCAACGAAGAATTAAAGGATTCTTTTAGTATAAGTAGCCCTGTTAAAACCATTGATCAATCCTTGGATGATTTGAAGATTACGAACCCTGTAGCAATTATAAAGATAGATGTAGAAGGCATGGAGACCGATGTCTTGGAGGGTGCGGTTCGCGTAATCTCGCAATCGCTTCCTGCGATCGGTGTAGAATGTAACGGGCGCTCTCAATTAGAGCGAGTTAAAAATATATTATTTAAGTTTAACTATTTCTATTTTGAAGTTACTAATTGGACGCCGACCTTTGTTTTTTTGTCTAGAGACAATCCTTTTCATATGAATAAACTTATTGAATATCTTGAAAAAAAAACAAAGGCAGCTGCTTTTAAAGAAAAATATTTCGAATAA
- a CDS encoding glycosyltransferase codes for MFSVILPVHASIKDLDSLLFSFFALEIEYPVELIIIDSYNAFDRHQIIAKHVTRGLIRYIKMPVKTSFFQYCNYGAARAKNPYLFFLVPEVDHPEGLFLKATKNIPAANQAFVFTTHQGEKEINLLQKPWETLKNFLFCNSRERSNNAAEDIFFETQEGVCLLCRKDDFKKIGTPAYGYDYKVKGLDFIPQINNQHELNMVKSSLPYADIDRSMVNKDIDNNFETLCAKQKDLEVIFEDSISYNSLEDWKIGENFEMIKDGILKCRKSGVLQCAVKPEINISSDNYYKLHFKYKSFTKKGELYWIVRDNRIDGKLSYYKGSIAPVVMHEPCSETWKEASIVFRSFCQTSKIDLYLFLRNAQVDDQIHVKNIKLSRLLPEEACVKPDILASEKVIASLASIPSRKKVLEDVVRSLYFQVDEIRVFLNGYESVPSFLKNDRRIKVERSQVWGDDGDTGKFFWADDPPPGYRLICDDDIVYPADYAYRMIQELQKYNNKAVVGIHGILLKQPLQNYYDKNSRHVAHYRHQNTREYACHVLGTGAIAHHTEHVKLSRNDFQFRNMADIWLAKKAQEENIPLISIPRPHNWIMPQDQVVKQSIYKHSFDNILSSLNTQSIQTSVVRRMHPVTLFPPQRVKPKVVFAIKTYNRKEYLAECLGSFLATRSLDFEWVVIVADDGSTDGTLEYLEKLTIPHEFHIIKNNRRYAPGQTNTIFGLCKKIGFDYGFSVDDDMFFTKHGWDQLYINAIKSSGYSHLVHRHLVHATNLKKRDNPDFELPPPAYDTSQKCVAYGDAWFDLGTGSLFTFTPDTLKRVGYCDEKNFPIRGQWHGDYHLRCCRAGCNDMSNLFDAIGSNEYIEIQNYKADCYRCALPWGEEYKKTKNPEELNRRFAVMRDESRIYVARPASARSESRERETTLNAFFDNIYVLNLDRRPDRWERAKNSADKFGINLERFTAIDGSKPPHADEYQLYARQDYIKVPKALEISTNFELYRKYPCDMSRVAYLEKRNRSKAIGSPGAWGYLLTMIHILEDALKNEYEQILVLDDDVFFHKDLHSLFAKIIEQVPNDWLIIQLGALQYHWSEDWIKWYSENLYMCNGSSLGSHAVGMRKSVIPLVLNHCLRFDLPYDEGPLHKPKAIYPEKCLTCYPNLLIQDVSESDISDKTGQKKVMSEEKNVYKWKMYNYDVDFN; via the coding sequence ATGTTTTCGGTAATTCTTCCTGTTCATGCTTCTATTAAAGATCTTGACAGTTTGTTATTTTCTTTTTTTGCATTGGAAATCGAATATCCTGTGGAGCTAATTATCATCGATTCCTATAATGCATTTGATAGGCACCAGATCATAGCCAAACACGTCACCAGGGGGCTTATACGCTACATCAAGATGCCCGTGAAAACTTCCTTTTTTCAGTATTGCAACTACGGTGCAGCCAGAGCCAAAAATCCATATTTATTTTTTCTGGTGCCTGAAGTTGATCACCCGGAGGGTCTTTTTTTAAAAGCCACGAAAAATATTCCTGCAGCAAACCAAGCTTTTGTATTTACGACCCATCAGGGTGAAAAAGAAATTAACCTTCTTCAAAAACCCTGGGAAACCCTTAAAAATTTTCTGTTTTGTAATAGCAGGGAAAGAAGTAATAATGCTGCTGAGGATATTTTTTTTGAGACTCAAGAAGGAGTGTGTCTGCTTTGCCGCAAAGATGATTTTAAGAAAATAGGTACCCCTGCATACGGTTATGATTATAAGGTTAAGGGCCTTGATTTTATACCGCAGATTAACAACCAACACGAGTTGAATATGGTAAAAAGTTCATTGCCATATGCTGATATTGATAGATCAATGGTAAATAAAGACATTGACAACAATTTTGAAACGCTTTGTGCCAAACAAAAGGATTTAGAGGTCATTTTTGAAGATTCTATTTCTTATAACAGCCTGGAAGATTGGAAAATCGGTGAGAATTTTGAAATGATAAAAGACGGCATTTTAAAATGCCGTAAAAGTGGGGTCTTACAATGTGCTGTAAAGCCGGAGATTAATATAAGCTCTGATAATTATTATAAGCTTCATTTTAAATATAAATCATTTACGAAAAAGGGCGAACTGTATTGGATAGTAAGGGATAACAGGATAGACGGTAAATTAAGTTATTATAAAGGAAGCATTGCCCCGGTTGTAATGCACGAGCCATGTTCAGAGACGTGGAAAGAGGCATCGATTGTTTTTCGAAGTTTTTGTCAAACCTCTAAAATTGACCTATATCTATTTTTGAGAAATGCCCAGGTGGATGATCAGATACACGTAAAGAATATTAAACTAAGCCGGCTTTTGCCGGAAGAGGCTTGCGTGAAACCCGATATTTTGGCTTCTGAAAAAGTCATTGCCTCATTGGCTTCGATTCCCAGCCGCAAAAAAGTTTTAGAGGATGTCGTTAGGAGCCTGTATTTTCAGGTTGATGAAATCAGGGTGTTTCTTAACGGGTACGAGTCGGTACCCTCGTTTCTGAAAAATGACCGCCGGATAAAAGTCGAAAGATCCCAGGTATGGGGAGATGACGGAGATACCGGCAAATTCTTCTGGGCAGATGATCCCCCACCTGGCTACAGGCTTATCTGTGATGACGATATTGTGTATCCGGCAGATTATGCTTACAGGATGATCCAGGAACTCCAAAAATACAATAATAAAGCGGTTGTCGGCATACACGGCATTTTATTAAAGCAGCCCCTGCAAAATTATTATGATAAAAATTCGCGACATGTCGCACATTACCGCCATCAAAATACCAGAGAATATGCCTGTCATGTGTTGGGAACAGGTGCCATAGCCCATCATACTGAGCACGTTAAACTTTCCCGGAATGATTTTCAGTTCCGAAACATGGCCGATATATGGTTGGCCAAAAAAGCCCAGGAAGAAAATATCCCACTCATATCCATCCCTCGGCCACATAACTGGATAATGCCCCAAGACCAAGTGGTTAAGCAAAGCATCTACAAACATTCTTTTGATAATATTTTGAGTAGTCTAAATACCCAAAGCATTCAGACTAGTGTCGTCCGGAGAATGCATCCCGTAACTCTGTTTCCGCCGCAGAGAGTTAAGCCGAAAGTGGTATTTGCCATAAAGACTTACAACCGAAAGGAATATCTTGCTGAATGTCTTGGATCTTTTCTTGCAACACGAAGCCTGGATTTTGAATGGGTGGTTATTGTTGCTGACGATGGCTCAACCGATGGCACCTTGGAATATCTGGAAAAGTTAACAATACCGCACGAGTTTCATATTATCAAAAATAATCGTCGCTACGCACCTGGGCAGACAAATACAATTTTTGGCCTTTGCAAAAAGATCGGTTTTGATTACGGGTTTAGTGTAGACGATGACATGTTTTTCACCAAGCACGGCTGGGACCAACTTTATATCAATGCTATCAAATCAAGTGGCTATAGCCATCTGGTCCACAGGCATTTAGTGCATGCGACGAATTTAAAGAAAAGAGACAATCCGGATTTCGAGCTGCCACCACCCGCTTATGATACTTCTCAAAAGTGTGTGGCATATGGTGACGCTTGGTTTGATTTGGGTACGGGTAGTTTGTTTACATTTACACCAGATACATTGAAGCGCGTCGGGTATTGCGATGAAAAAAACTTTCCGATCCGCGGGCAATGGCATGGTGACTATCATCTTCGATGCTGCCGGGCCGGCTGTAATGATATGAGCAACCTTTTTGACGCTATCGGAAGCAACGAATATATTGAAATTCAGAATTACAAAGCGGATTGTTACCGTTGCGCCCTTCCCTGGGGAGAGGAGTATAAAAAAACAAAAAATCCAGAGGAGTTGAACCGGCGGTTTGCTGTGATGCGAGATGAAAGCAGGATTTATGTCGCTCGACCGGCTTCGGCAAGATCTGAAAGTCGGGAGAGAGAGACGACACTGAATGCTTTTTTTGATAATATCTATGTCCTCAATCTCGACCGACGTCCTGATAGATGGGAGCGAGCGAAAAATAGTGCAGACAAGTTCGGTATCAACCTGGAGCGGTTTACGGCTATTGATGGCAGTAAGCCACCCCATGCTGATGAATACCAATTATATGCCCGGCAAGATTATATCAAAGTTCCAAAAGCCCTTGAGATAAGTACCAATTTTGAACTCTATCGAAAGTATCCCTGCGATATGAGTCGAGTAGCATATCTCGAAAAAAGAAATCGATCCAAGGCCATTGGCAGCCCAGGTGCATGGGGTTATTTACTGACCATGATCCATATTTTGGAGGATGCTCTGAAGAATGAGTATGAGCAGATTCTTGTGCTGGATGATGACGTCTTTTTTCATAAAGATTTACATTCGCTGTTTGCCAAAATTATTGAGCAGGTACCCAATGACTGGTTGATTATTCAGTTAGGAGCCCTACAATATCACTGGAGTGAGGATTGGATCAAGTGGTATTCCGAAAATCTTTATATGTGCAATGGTTCAAGTCTTGGATCTCATGCCGTGGGGATGCGCAAATCCGTCATTCCTTTAGTGTTAAATCATTGTCTGCGTTTTGATCTGCCATATGACGAGGGCCCACTGCATAAACCAAAGGCCATATACCCGGAAAAGTGCCTGACCTGTTATCCAAATCTATTGATTCAAGATGTCAGTGAAAGTGATATTTCTGATAAGACTGGTCAGAAAAAGGTCATGTCAGAAGAAAAAAATGTGTATAAGTGGAAAATGTATAATTACGATGTGGATTTTAATTAG